gtggcttgaTGgcgtaggatggtggtgtgtaagattaCTCTGTggttggggaggaagattaagaagacagccgacacagagaaccatgtggtggaaactaAGACAGGAAGAGTGTTGAGCGtttttttggaaagaggtgagtcaGGATCTCGGTGTGAGGAGAAACTCCCGTAAGACTGGAGCACTACAGCCAAGGCGATCAAAGGGATGGTCAGGAGAGTACTTGCTGTatcctctggtaggaaaggggagaaggagacttgatggtggaacTTCACAGTACAGAAAATCAAACATTGAAATAAGTTAGCTGAGAAGTGCGACACTGAAAGGATCGAGGAGAGGAGAAAATAAAgcattgagatgtgacatagCGTAAAGGTAGAAATGGCAATGCCAAGAGACATGTATGACAGGTTGGAGACAAAACaatgagaaaaggatctctacaggttggtcaaACAAAAGGAGAAATGAAGGATGTGCTCCacgttagggtgattaaggatagtgatggaaatgttgactggtgccaatagtgtgctggattgatggaaagaatactctgaggagttgatgaatgaggaaaatatgAGAGAAGATTAGAAGAGGCACATGTGGTGGACCAGGAAATGGCAACGATTGGTAAGGTCAATCATTGCTGCTTGCCTTCCTTCTTGTTCATCTTCCTCTGAAAGAGGGATGTTGACCTCAAGGCATTGTTGGCCTCTAAAGGTAACCATTCCTCATTGTCGTTATTCAGAGCCGTGACGATCACACATAAACTGCACACGACCCTCCCCCACCTGTTCCTATTAAAAATACACCATTAAGTTCTTTAGATGCTGCTGACAGGGAATAGAAGGACGTCTTTGGATACAATATGCAGGGAATGAGTTAATTGCATTTATTCCTGTTGATATTGTTATAGGTCTGTACATTTGCTATTTGGCAGgctaatttgtgatttttttttttttaattttatttttttttatttattttttttgataaaactGACcggcctttttttgttttttttttcccaaaatacataAGGAACTCTGTAAGATTTGTCCAATTGACCTGTGATTTATTGCTGCCACATTTAAGACAATTGGCATACAAAGATAGTGAAGATGTACAGGTGACTGATTACAttacactgacaaaaaaaaagcaataaatgaaTTGTGGTATTGTGAGTAATGGCCACTCGTCTTTTCAatctttgtcatttatttttgtgcttgTCTTTTAGGCCCCCTGAAAAAAAGATTGTGAAGATATGTCCTCCGGCAACTGCCAGTGAAGTATGTGATCcagcaaaaataatttttatcaGTTTGTTCGTACAACCACAAAAATACCTCACATTGTCCCGCAAATTTGATCTTTTGTTGAGCAGCGACTACAAAAACGTGCTGAACGCTTCAATCTGCCAGCATCAGCTGAAGACAAGAAGGTTCAACGTGCTGCCAGGTGAGACCCACGTTACTGTCAACTTGCCCATGGATTATGTTAACATAATTGGTTTAGGCGTAAATTGATAGGGTTTCTGACATAGTTTGGtctttttaaatacaatgaAGTCCTTGTAGGTGCTGAATATTGTGATTTCCCAGAATGAAACCAGCCTCCAGAAACACTTCATTTCACTAAATCTCCACAAATTAACAACATTACTGCCTTGACTTGTATCTGAAGTCCTCCTTCCCTATTGAAATTTCACCATTAGCTTTGAACTATCTATTGTTCAAAGTGTGATTTTTGTCAGTGTTCATTATTAAACTATGGTGCTTTTGAAGACTTGTTCTCactctgccaaactgctgcttgttgttaagggcagggatgagaattttccgcccaTCAGcggatttctgactttttcaaaccaaaatgaccattacCGAGATAagtgcaaatccgttgagaaaatttcaggggggctGGGGCGGGGTAGGGTATTGTgtgcctgcctctcggtggtgggctccgagcttcAAGTTCAGCTtcgtgctagcacaagcacgactattatatgccgttctaacttgctcggtagtgtaaatatttgcattttgcgacataaacattcaaACTTGTTTGCAGCAGATTACtcaattggacaacagagttatacagtgtaacgatccaatcgtgttagtggttaatcgagtttcaccattgccatgcacatgtgttctcggttctcagaaattgcagtgtaacttgttagttagccaagtaatggcgcgtgagacttagcgcgaactgagcgacggtgtgttcaaagttttacgatggcgaaagtgttagaaaaaaaggatgaagatcgagtgagtgtaaggtaatttttattcatattgttttaaaaacttgTGCTTCCTCTTCACTATACTAATTCTATGAAAAactgactgcatatcaaaaagaaaatataatggtgtatccatattaaacagtgaaagagattgaaaattcattctgaagcttggcaaatggtgaaactcttatgaaatgtgcttcaaataaatacaataattcaagcattgaagaaatgaaactgatatttcaatttttgctggactggtagagcaccaaacaagggacattttttccacaaatacattaaattcagtgttgaaattaaTGGTTTTGGGGCTAACAAATTTTGCTAAAATCGCTTAGCTTCCGGGGGCTTTGCCCCCTGGGCCCCCAATGGGGCGCTGCGCCTGCACCCCGCTGAGGGCCtgcagcccccagaccctcggctacttttcagactttttttctcatttggcattGTCATCCCTGTTAGGGAGTTCAGTTGTTTATCAACCAACATCTGGCACGCACAGCTCAGATTTTTGCTTACAATAAAAGCAAGAAAGTCATCTGAGCGATACCGCCAAGGGCTTACATAGATATTTTCAGGGGAAGGtgctcaaccccccccccccacacaaaaaGGCTGCCCGTTGCCAGTAATCTAGATCAGTGTCTGCGCCAGACCAGTAGCTCACAAAAgtacttttaactttttttttgtatacacacATTGCTTACATTCAAATATCTCAGTGACTTTTGGGCAGGATGCTGTACAATGTATTTGGTCACACTACTTTCTTCTGCCTTTTCTATcaacagaattaagattttaaatcaataaaaaagtgAAGTTGTTTAATACGCTCAACTGTCATTAAATTCTCTGCTGATCTGACTGTCTCTATCTGCTGTAGCTTTTTTATGTTCTCGCTTTGTCTTCTTGAACCTGATAATCTGAACATTTTATGTCAGTAGACAGCAAGACAattacaaataatttaattctTTCATTTAGAAGATATATAAACATGGTAGAGTAGATGCCCTCCCAAGTCAGCTGCACTAGGCACCAGTGCACTtgcgaccctagtgaagatatgtggtacagaaaatggatagctggatgGATGGGGTTCCATTCAAAAGCTTTTTCATCCAGGGTGAAAAGGCCAAATGTTGACGCACCACTAGGGGGGGTTTCTGCTCACTTCTGGATGGCTCCTGTCGCCAAATCATCAATCAAGGCAGCTCTGTACtgaaaaaaagtgaagcacCAAGTAGTGAGGGAACCCTATACACGAATAttcatatgcttttttttttttttttttttttttttttttttttgatgggggTAGGACTGTATGTCCAAAATGTAAATCAATTGTGTTTTCGTCAATGACTAATTGAATATGTCGTGCTGTGTTGGTTTTGTAGGTTTGGATTACCGATCAGTGTTTCAAGTCCATCCACAGGTGTGTATGATGACGATTCAGCATCATGTGCACCGAGTACGCAACAACTATGTGTATAATTTTCTTCTGCACAGGTGCTGTGGTGGCTGGCAACACTCCGGTAAGACCCGTTGCCACCGGGCCTGCACGGTCCACTTCTTGACGGGCGTGAAAGTTTCTTGTATCTGTTGCAGGTCAATGTGGATCAGCTTAAGAAGCGGGCAGAGAGATTTGGCATGAATGTGTCATCTCTTTCACAAAAGGTTGGAATGTGCTGTCACTCTAATACGAGTGCCTTGATTTACAAGTCTAGAATCCCAATGTTCGAAGCCAAGAACCCTGTCTCACCATTTTTACGTTATTTGACGGGGATGGATGGGGTCTGTCAGTCTGGTGCTGCTCTACTGTCAATGTCAAGTCTGCAGACAATATTAATAAGGCTCAGTTAGCAGTAGATGCCAGCGAGGCCCCATTTTGAAAATCAAGGTCACACCCAGTTTGCTTCATTGCACCCAAAcattagtgaggataaatggtacagaaaatgaatggattaaaaATGTGGTTGGGATTAATTTTAAAGCCTctaattagatttttattttcaatctaCTCTCTTTATACTATGATTTCTGACCTGTGCCATAACAAGACTTTTTCACTTATGTCACTTGGCTGGCTCTATACTatattccacattttttttatttgtccagGAAAACAATCCAAGATAAAAGCTGCCAAGAGCGATAATTTACAAAGACtaattcaagtgttttttttcccatacaaTTGTGCCATTAAGTCACGATAAAGTAGCAAAAGAATTTGAGTGCCATGCGACTTCAATTGTGCTCATTCCCGGTCGTTGTTGGGCAGATGGAAGCGGATGAAAAGCTGATGAAGAGGAAGGAAAGGTTTGGCATCCTGACGAGCGGCGGTGTGGCTGGCTCAGCAGACATCCAGgtgacttgtttgttttttgggggaataGTTGACCCCTTCAAGCTGTTGACACTCCTTTCACTTCTCAGAACAGCATGTGTCAGGGTGCCCCGACTATATAAACACCAAGCTGCCTCATGCCATGCATTGACCATTAGAGGGAGTTCCCACTTACTCATTCTATTTAACTTTTTATCCCAGTTCTATCAGTACAGTGTGCAATTAACCATCAAACTATGCCCACTACATCTTCCCTCAAGTGTGGTGTTTTGTTATTTGAGCTACAGTGTCTGTCATTTGGTTCGGCCAAACGGACTGGATTCGGCACCCTGTGTGGCCCCTAGCCATCCGATTGTGCTATCCACCGGATGCGAAAGATCGCTTAGCCTCATGTCCTGAGCATGAGTTTGCTCgtgtgacacatttggacacATTAAAAGTGCATGGGCTGCTTTAGCTCGGAACTATAAACTCTGCAAGGGGCGGAATTTCCCCTCCACAAGGTGCCACCAACATTACTTCCTGGATGAGTTCGGCTCATCATCCAGGAGAGGAAGGTGAATCTGTGTGTACCCACATCATCTGCACTGCCCTGCACTATGCGTGAACAACTTTAATTTTCTATGTACTGTATCGTATTTTCAAGACGACAAGCCGCTACATTTTTCGAGCGCCGTGAACCCCGCGGCCTgttttctgatgtttttttttttttttttaaactagccgCTACGAgattaaaagtacaacaaaaacttgtgtgAATGAAATGGTTCAAGCATGGCTGTTCCTTAGAGTGGATTCAGGTTTGGGCAATGCTTCATGCTGAGCAAAGAAATGaggcaaattttattttaatcttaaatttaTACATCATCAGTGGTGTAAATTAGtttttcctgtctttttttttttttttggactaattGAGTCTTCCAAATTACTGAATGTTGAAATCCATACAGTTCTTTTTGGGGCACCAGAGAAACCCCCTGCTGCccccacagttttttttcctcacctttttCGTGCATTTGGATTGCATGTCTGCCACTAACACTGGCGAGTGCATCCTAACTCAGCTTCATCCCACAAACTGATGAAGCCTGGTCGCTCGGATTGAGAGTCCAAACTTTTTACGAAACAAACATAACAGTCCAGTTGCCATCGATTGAatgccctgagaatgaaatggATTAATGACAATATTCACAGGCTTGtatttacttgtattttttgccCCCCTTcacaggcaaagaaaatgaagcgTGCTGCACGATTTGGAATAGTGTAaagtttgtgtattttatgttttctttaaataatTTTCAGTCGCCAGAATTCTAAGTGATGGTAACGGTCACAAGTTGATCTTGGTAATCAATGGAATAACAATGTGGAGTTACTGGACAAATTGTTGAATTAGTGGAAACTGGAAGGATTTTGTGCCTGcttattcaagttttttttttcttctttctttccattttctttcaaactTCCCAATTGACAGTGTGCTCACGACTTAATGATGGCctgattttctttatttagtTGCACGTTTCTCCAACACATATCGTCAAATCTTCGTGCACTGTATGTTTAATGAGCACAACTTCAACCTCGCACCCCTGATTCCATTCTGAAATCGAGTCTTTGGCTACTTGCTGGGTTGCCCAAAAGGCatttgatcattaaaaaaaatgtgcaccatAGAGTTTTTAAAGTACACTTTTAGATATTTCTTTAGTCTTCCAGCAGCCTCACAATACTGAGTTCATCAGCTAAACGAAAGGGCAAGCCAAAAAGATGCAGTTTGACATATTTCAGGCATTTGGAGAGATGAATCCATTTTGTATACGACATCTAAAGAGATCTGTGTTCATTCTCCAATTGTGCTTATTACAGCTCACTATAAGAACTTAGAAGTCTCCTATTTTTATCCCTAAAAAAGTGATTGGAGGGCAACAAAGGTTTTCAGATGATCATTTAAGAGGATATAACTCGGGGTTGTTTTATgtgttgaaatgtatttttggtgTAACTTACAACTGTTTGGTTCACTGCTTCAGTTATGTGtgcattttataaaataaaaggtTTTCAATTTTCTGACACTGACTTTGATTCTGTGTTTGATGTTTGATGGTTTTGGATAAAAATGTGACTAATTTGGAAATGAGATCAGAAACAACCCAGGCACTAAATCCCAATTTGGTTTGATTCATGGTTAACATAACACAAATTTTTGTCTCGTAAAGGGGCACCATGTGTCTTTTTAGATGtgtaaaattaagaaaaaagggATGAGAAAACCTCTTATCAGTCTCAATCTGGAACAGGGGTCGATcgcaatcgacacattgagcagtCTTGATCGATTGTGGGACcgtgagcaaaaacaaaaaaaagacatcagccaatgttccctttaaacaattcacatacgtactctaaaaaaagaagccactggtttcttttaagcagcacacggaacttccTCAAACAACGACTACTGCTCccccacactttcttttttgtaGTTTACCATacacccccccatccccgctcttaaagacgtacactcataattacaaatgttacagtacttacgcagcccatcaatgtgttttgtaatgacAACGTctaccaccgctgctttagtgagcaacacagtctgggcaacgtagaacaaagacgagctagacatgctgcttaggtttgtttttttatattaatggGGATAGttgagaaaaagtggttaaaatggaagagattttctcttttccgagtgggaaaggtctggtctcaagccaaagtagaaagtgcaggatgaggtGGTGAGTAATTTTAATATTCCACCTTGGCACTGCCTGATCCTGGATGAAAGCGCAGacaaaacggtttgggagcattaccccccccccccccccccaggtaaAAAAAGTGGGCACCCCTGATCAAGAGGGATTCTTCACTTTTGAAATATGAGTGCTCAATGACAGGTTCATAATTAACACAAAAGTATAATTTTATTGAAATTTCAAGAGGGGTAGACTACCAGAAAAAGGAAACCCAAATGGAAACTGGAAAGGGAAGCTAGGACTTCATGTGTTGCTGGATTAAAAATGAGTGTTGATAGGTTGCAGCGTGTTGAGCAAGTACCAAGTTGGAGCTTGTGAATCTAGCATCCCACCCCCGAAAAAATTTATTAGGCACTAATTTTGTACATGATGAAAACCATTGCGCTAATTTGACTGTAGGTTAGGTGGTCTTTCTGCAAATCTAAGAAGAAACTGCAGCAGTTTCAAGCTGAAGATgatgcacaaaaagaaaaaactgggGCATCTTGATACGGATGACTCCTTGACACccctctggtgaggtgtttcgagCACATCcgaccagaaagagaccccagggatgacccagaacacgctggagagactgtctatgtctctcggccggccctccggaagagctggatgaagtggctgggggaaagggaagtctcgtGTATCTGTAAATTGCAGATATCTTTAATGAAAATTCCAACGTTCCATCGGGATAGTCTTGCGACTTGCCAAAAAAAGCCTGCCTTGGTTTTACTGACCCCCGTTGGTGATGGGGGGGTAAAGACACCCTTCCCCTGATTGGGCGCCACGCGGGGCGCACTTCCTGTGACGCGCTCTTGCTTTTGGCGATTTGAAcctctccccctcctcctcctcagtgaTGGCGGCTTCGCTTCGTTCTCTCTCTGCAAGCTGCCCCAACAAATGGTATTACAGCAGGCAAGAGATCGACGACAACCCGTCTCGGCGAG
This DNA window, taken from Syngnathoides biaculeatus isolate LvHL_M chromosome 2, ASM1980259v1, whole genome shotgun sequence, encodes the following:
- the sarnp gene encoding SAP domain-containing ribonucleoprotein encodes the protein MGDVIELHKLKLAELRQECEARGLETKGNKGDLIARLQAYLDEHDEDVDVDDVLADDSVDFAKSEIIDNGKDVKESESPVAELPPEKKIVKICPPATASERLQKRAERFNLPASAEDKKVQRAARFGLPISVSSPSTGAVVAGNTPVNVDQLKKRAERFGMNVSSLSQKMEADEKLMKRKERFGILTSGGVAGSADIQAKKMKRAARFGIV